The genomic window CATGTTGTTCCATCAATGATTCGTCGtcataatcatcatcataatccTCCCCCTTTCCATTCTCATCATCAGATGGTGGTCCCGGGAAGAATTGCTCTGGGACATCCGCAATCATTTCACCATTTTTTGCAGTAATTCCTGCCTTCGGTAAAGTTggataatatttatatctaTTTATTGACTTTCCTTCTTCACTACTTGTCTTTTCTAATGAttctaatttatttgataaatattcaGAATTTAATGCAGTCATACCATTGTAATTGTGTTGGTCATCGTTTATAGGTGGTGATGATTCATTAACTATCACCATGGAATAGAAAAGGATCTTAGGGAAAGTTCGATTTGaatctaataaatcttgTAATGTTAAAATTTGTAAGTTGTCCATTGcaaattttgaatcatAGAGTAACCAATCGTCAGTTATATGAGCAATCGTAGGTTCGTTATTTGATTGTCTAATAGCTGTGAAAATTTCCTTGGTTATTGGATTTTGAATTAATGTGGATTGTAATACTAATCTAAAATGTCCTTCATTACGATCGGATATAGAAATCGAGGGTAAGATTGATAACACGGAATAATCAGACGAGAGATCgtctaaatcatcatcatcatcatcgtcatcacCATGTACTTCCTCTTCATCGTCACCTTCATCGCTGTCATTTTGGTCACCAACATGCATGTTTCTCGTACCttgtataatattataatcagattcatcatcttcatctatGGATCTGACGCATTCTACTGGTTTCTTAATCTCTTCAttagtatcatcatcaaaacGTTGAAGTTGATTCGAATATGAATCAAATCCACTATTTTGTATTGATATTTCACTATTTTCATAACTTGGCTCCAAGCCACTAGATTGGTCGTCCATATGATTGtcgttattatttaacCCTAGAGCAGTGTTAGAAAGATTCTTGGCTCCTagttcatcttcttctaattgtGTACTggattcttcatcttgtCTCGTTAGAACTAAATGTAATGGATGCCCCTGGTATGCCATTGAATTAGTATCATCATCGCCAAAACTGTTAATTGATACTAATTCAGATTGAGGCGGCGTATAGTATTGATTATTTGCTAAAGGTTCCTCTTGTTGTTCATTGATTATAGTCTGTTTAGGATCCTTAGAATGTTTCCTAAGATGTGGGAAATTCAGAACTATTGAACTGTTATCGTATGCATTCCCTGTGTGTTTCTCTGTTTGATTTAATTGCTCGTTTTCATCAG from Naumovozyma dairenensis CBS 421 chromosome 3, complete genome includes these protein-coding regions:
- the GIS4 gene encoding Gis4p (similar to Saccharomyces cerevisiae GIS4 (YML006C); ancestral locus Anc_5.526) — encoded protein: MQNSVRVRDYYNNDDNGLWSWYLRNIRLGDFEELTGNQLKYTLLKRFLNSHFYSNATTTDTAIDDNNNTNSVNDIKPTVKKILLVSIPDKVHSDISLLELFLRDYFHLEDLENIQITKLTQSECYNHENHYLLTDKVNNFDDPMFLEFAGSTWQGRPNLHLNNLDSLQLQEQNDDEEEKQREEREEKQYIHKESRDPNEDSSIDNDTDEILITQPITTTTSLSHNNQAYTPDENEQLNQTEKHTGNAYDNSSIVLNFPHLRKHSKDPKQTIINEQQEEPLANNQYYTPPQSELVSINSFGDDDTNSMAYQGHPLHLVLTRQDEESSTQLEEDELGAKNLSNTALGLNNNDNHMDDQSSGLEPSYENSEISIQNSGFDSYSNQLQRFDDDTNEEIKKPVECVRSIDEDDESDYNIIQGTRNMHVGDQNDSDEGDDEEEVHGDDDDDDDDLDDLSSDYSVLSILPSISISDRNEGHFRLVLQSTLIQNPITKEIFTAIRQSNNEPTIAHITDDWLLYDSKFAMDNLQILTLQDLLDSNRTFPKILFYSMVIVNESSPPINDDQHNYNGMTALNSEYLSNKLESLEKTSSEEGKSINRYKYYPTLPKAGITAKNGEMIADVPEQFFPGPPSDDENGKGEDYDDDYDDESLMEQHGPEMYLPTRMQTNVTTAHRSIRTANSIGEWAFNRMNSNTTSNNMNVDDENKDPDYMEDTSNDKYETSRTNDVHINIDEKDLNLNQAKLKNKSDYKSKETNGKHKLI